One region of Rana temporaria chromosome 11, aRanTem1.1, whole genome shotgun sequence genomic DNA includes:
- the LOC120917951 gene encoding arylamine N-acetyltransferase, pineal gland isozyme NAT-10-like, translating into MDIEKYFSRLGYKGSCKPANKETLCEIMYHHLMAIPFENLSVHCGEPISLDIESTFQKLVMKQRGGWCSEQNHLLFWALKTIGYDVVMLAAHVYQPHLDKYNPIPTHLLLKVTIDSKTYIADTGYGSSLQPWQPLELTSGVDQLQTPGIFRLTESKGMWFLDKIRRTQMVPDGSFSETELLDKSSYRKIHYFTLQEKTIDCFLESCKFHQTSPQSAFFNKSVVSLQFSHGVRTLVGWTYTETKYNYGKDVDLVELKTLQNDEVEKVLKEKFGIVLESRLVVVNKSGNYTI; encoded by the coding sequence ATGGACATCGAGAAATACTTCTCCAGGCTGGGATACAAGGGTTCCTGTAAACCGGCCAACAAGGAAACCCTTTGTGAGATAATGTACCACCACCTCATGGCGATCCCCTTCGAGAACCTGAGCGTGCATTGCGGAGAACCCATCTCTCTCGACATAGAAAGCACTTTCCAAAAGCTTGTGATGAAGCAAAGAGGTGGTTGGTGTTCCGAACAAAACCACCTCCTCTTCTGGGCTCTGAAGACGATTGGCTACGACGTGGTCATGCTGGCAGCCCACGTTTACCAGCCCCATCTGGACAAATACAACCCAATCCCTACTCATCTTCTTCTCAAGGTGACAATAGATAGCAAGACGTACATTGCTGACACCGGCTATGGATCTTCTCTTCAACCTTGGCAGCCTCTAGAGTTAACGAGTGGGGTGGACCAGCTGCAAACTCCCGGCATCTTTCGTCTCACGGAAAGCAAGGGAATGTGGTTCTTGGACAAGATAAGAAGAACCCAGATGGTTCCCGATGGATCGTTTTCAGAAACCGAACTGCTTGATAAATCGAGTTATAGGAAGATCCATTATTTTACTCTACAGGAGAAGACTATAGACTGCTTCCTTGAATCCTGCAAGTtccaccaaacatctccacaatcgGCCTTTTTCAACAAGTCCGTGGTTTCTCTCCAATTCAGCCACGGCGTCCGAACGCTCGTCGGCTGGACGTACACGGAAACCAAATACAACTATGGAAAGGACGTGGATCTGGTGGAACTCAAAACTCTACAAAACGATGAAgtggaaaaagttttaaaagagaagttcggCATTGTTTTAGagtctcggcttgtcgtagttaATAAATCTGGCAATTATACAATTTAA